In Carya illinoinensis cultivar Pawnee chromosome 9, C.illinoinensisPawnee_v1, whole genome shotgun sequence, the following are encoded in one genomic region:
- the LOC122276618 gene encoding uncharacterized protein LOC122276618, whose product MGNFFGFHYLGIFILFIFFSTPGSVATQENRLFELSSREELVQMAGYGEERLSTVLVTGSILCEACLHGDPHIRSWPISGAMVAVNCHNHGRKCRSGGAQGVTDEYGDFIIDLPSHLHSIPNLEKTCSIKVLRIPKNSPCRPASVRKQKGIILSSVGNSIRSYSAGSIKFLHLTSRPLQACVKGSGHKEMLW is encoded by the exons ATGGGCAACTTTTTCGGCTTCCACTATCTGGGGATATTCATTTTGTTCATCTTCTTCAGTACACCAGGGTCAGTAGCCACCCAGGAAAACCGATTATTCGAACTGTCCAGCCGAGAAGAGTTGGTGCAAATGGCTGGATATGGAGAGGAGAGGCTCTCCACCGTGCTAGTCACCGGTTCCATTCTCTGTGAGGCATGCCTGCATGGTGATCCTCATATTCGTTCTTGGCCAATATCAG GTGCCATGGTGGCTGTCAATTGCCATAATCACGGCCGGAAGTGCAGATCGGGAGGGGCACAGGGTGTCACTGATGAATATGGAGATTTCATTATTGATCTTCCTTCCCACCTTCATTCAATTCCCAACTTAGAAAAAACATGTTCAATTAAAGTACTTAGAATACCAAAGAACTCGCCCTGCAGACCAGCTTCTGTCAGGAAACAAAAGGGAATAATACTATCATCGGTCGGGAACAGCATCCGTTCTTACAGTGCAGGAAGCATTAAGTTCCTGCATTTGACTTCTAGACCACTGCAAGCATGCGTGAAGGGGAGTGGTCACAAAGAGATGTTATGGTAG
- the LOC122276619 gene encoding acyl carrier protein 3, mitochondrial-like, which produces MQSIRDSILRHVRVGVSAERWLLTDNWNVLKQLSRKMCSSTTTSPDQIMDRVLELVKKFDKIDASKVTDTADFQKDLSLDSLDRVELVMAFEQEFSIEIPDDNADKLTCCADVAKYIVSGVEQKVVEKS; this is translated from the exons ATGCAAAGTATAAGAGATTCCATCCTGAGGCATGTGAGGGTGGGGGTGTCAGCTGAAAGGTGGTTATTAACTGACAATTGGAATGTGCTCAAGCAATTGAGCCGCAAGATGTGCTCATCAACAACAACTAGCCCTGATCAAATAATGGACCGAGTTCTTGAACTGgttaagaaatttgataaaattgatgCCTCTAAG GTTACCGATACAGCTGATTTTCAAAAAGATTTGAGCCTGGACAGCTTGGACAGGGTAGAGCTTGTTATGGCTTTTGAGCAAGAATTCTCCATTGAGATCCCTGATGATAATGCAGATAAGCTTACTTGCTGTGCTGATGTTGCAAAGTACATAGTTTCTGGAGTTGAGCAAAAAGTTGTGGAGAAATCCTGA
- the LOC122275337 gene encoding SNF1-related protein kinase regulatory subunit beta-2-like isoform X2: protein MGQTPPHSPRATQSPLMFTPQAPVVPLRRPGEMYGSSHSWMQTASGYEGMCREQGIPIMITWSYDGKEVAVEGSWDNWRTRIHLQRSGKDFIIMKVLPSGVYQYRFVVDGQWRYAPDLPWAQDEAGNAYNVLDLQEYVPEDIESISSFEPPESPESSYNSLPLGSEDFEKGPPLVPPHLQMTLLNVPASNMEILPPLSRPRHVVLNHLYMQKGKSGPSVVALGTTNRFLAKYVTVVLYKSCSGKHTLHLCQHL, encoded by the exons ATGGGTCAGACCCCTCCTCATAGCCCAAGGGCCACCCAATCACCCCTGATGTTCACTCCTCAA GCCCCTGTGGTTCCATTACGAAGACCTGGTGAGATGTACGGTTCGAGCCATTCATGGATGCAAACTGCTTCAGGGTATGAAGGCATGTGCAGGGAGCAAGGAATTCCAATAATGATTACATGGAGCTATGATGGCAAGGAAGTAGCTGTGGAGGGGTCATGGGATAATTGGAGGACGAG AATACACCTGCAGAGGTCAGGAAAAGACTTCATTATAATGAAAGTTCTACCATCTGGTGTTTACCAGTACAGGTTTGTTGTTGATGGACAGTGGAGGTATGCCCCTGACTTGCCCTGGGCCCAAGATGAGGCAGGCAACGCTTACAACGTTTTGGACTTGCAG GAGTATGTTCCAGAAGACATTGAAAGCATTTCCAGTTTTGAACCTCCAGAGTCCCCAGAATCAAGTTATAACAGTTTGCCACTTGGATCTGAAGATTTTGAGAAGGGGCCGCCATTGGTGCCTCCACACTTACAGATGACTCTGCTGAACGTTCCTGCATCGAACATGGAGATTCTGCCTCCTTTGTCAAGACCTCGACATGTTGTACTTAATCATCTTTACATGCAAAAAGGGAAGAGTGGGCCGTCTGTTGTAGCACTTGGGACAACTAATAGGTTTCTAGCCAAATATGTGACGGTGGTTCTCTATAAGTCTTGCAGTGGTAAACATACATTACATCTATGTCAACATCTGTAA
- the LOC122275842 gene encoding oligopeptide transporter 3, with amino-acid sequence MASKNHTDVPEKANGGADEHSEERCSVEEVALVVPETDDPSLPVMTFRAWFLGLITCTLLIFLNTFFTYRTQPLIISAILMQIAALPIGRFMAATLPRREYSLLGWRFSLNPGPFNIKEHVIITIFANSGVSYGGGDAYSIGAITVMKGYYKQNLSFLCALLIVLTTQILGYGWAGMLRRYLVDPVEMWWPSNLAQVSLFRALHEREVKTKGFTRMQFFLIAMAASFAYYALPGYLFPILTFFSWVCWAWPRSITAQQIGSGYHGLGVGAFTLDWAGICAYHGSPLVTPWSSILNVGIGFIMFIYIIVPLCYWKFDTFDARKFPIFSNQLFTRTGQSYDTTKILTPQYDLNVAAYDSYGKLYLSPLFALSIGSGFARFTATLTHVALFHGSDILKQSRSAMKNAKLDIHAKLMKSYKQVPQWWYLILLAGSIILSLVMSFVWKKDVQLPWWGMLFAFALAWIVTLPIGVIQATTNQQPGYDITAEFIIGYILPGKPIANLLFKIYGRISTVHALSFLSDLKLGHYMKIPPRCMYTAQLVGTFVAGTVNLAVAWWMLENIENICDVDAQHPDSPWTCPKYRVSFDASVIWGLIGPRRLFGPGGLYRNLVWLFLIGAVLPVPVWVLSKIFPEKKWILLINIPVIAYGFAGLPPATPTNIASWLITGTIFNYFVFRYHKRWWQRYNYVLSAALDAGTAFMGVLLFFALQNENRDLKWWGTALDHCPLAKCPTAPGIAVKGCPVFK; translated from the exons ATGGCGTCCAAGAACCACACGGACGTTCCAGAGAAGGCAAACGGCGGCGCTGATGAGCATTCAGAGGAAAGATGTTCGGTAGAGGAGGTGGCCCTCGTGGTGCCGGAGACCGATGACCCATCACTGCCGGTGATGACTTTTCGGGCGTGGTTTCTTGGGCTGATCACATGCACCCTCCTTATCTTCCTCAACACCTTCTTCACGTACCGCACGCAGCCTCTGATCATCTCGGCCATCCTAATGCAAATCGCGGCCCTACCCATTGGCAGGTTTATGGCAGCCACGCTGCCCAGGAGGGAGTACAGCTTGTTGGGGTGGAGGTTCAGCTTGAACCCTGGGCCCTTCAACATCAAGGAGCATGTGATCATCACCATCTTCGCCAATTCTGGTGTTTCATATGGTGGGGGTGATGCCTACTCTATTGGTGCTATCACCGTCATGAAAGGCTATTATAAGCAGAATTTGAGTTTCCTTTGTGCTCTCCTCATCGTATTGACTACTCAg ATTTTGGGGTATGGATGGGCTGGGATGCTTAGGAGATACCTTGTCGATCCTGTTGAGATGTGGTGGCCTTCAAACCTTGCTCAGGTTTCTCTGTTTAG AGCACTACATGAAAGGGAGGTGAAAACAAAAGGCTTTACCAGGATGCAATTTTTCCTCATTGCCATGGCTGCGAGCTTCGCCTATTACGCACTCCCTGGCTATCTGTTTCCAATTTTGACATTCTTCTCATGGGTCTGCTGGGCATGGCCCCGTAGTATCACAGCTCAGCAAATTGGGTCTGGTTACCATGGACTTGGGGTTGGTGCCTTCACTCTTGATTGGGCAGGGATATGTGCTTATCATGGCAGCCCACTTGTGACACCCTGGTCTTCCATTCTCAATGTTGGGATTGGATTTATTATGTTTATCTACATAATTGTCCCATTGTGTTACTGGAAGTTTGACACCTTTGATGCTCGGAAATTTCCCATATTTTCTAATCAGCTATTTACTCGCACTGGGCAGAGTTATGATACCACTAAGATCTTGACGCCACAGTATGATCTTAATGTTGCTGCTTATGATAGTTATGGGAAGCTTTATCTTAGTCCCCTGTTTGCCCTATCTATTGGATCAGGATTTGCAAGATTTACAGCAACACTGACTCATGTGGCACTATTTCATGGCAG TGATATTCTGAAGCAAAGCAGATCCGCAATGAAGAATGCAAAATTGGACATCCATGCTAAATTGATGAAAAGTTACAAACAAGTGCCTCAATGGTGGTACCTCATTTTGTTAGCGGGGAGCATAATCCTATCCTTGGTAATGTCCTTTGTGTGGAAAAAAGATGTTCAGCTCCCTTGGTGGGGAATGTTATTTGCCTTTGCCTTGGCTTGGATTGTTACCCTCCCAATTGGAGTTATTCAAGCAACTACCAACCAA CAACCTGGATATGACATAACAGCTGAATTCATAATTGGTTATATCCTACCCGGAAAACCCATTGCAAACTTGCTTTTCAAGATTTACGGAAGAATTAGTACCGTCCATGCTCTCTCTTTCTTATCTGACCTCAAACTTGGGCACTACATGAAAATTCCACCACGGTGTATGTACACAGCTCAG CTGGTGGGAACGTTTGTTGCGGGTACAGTGAACCTTGCAGTTGCATGGTGGATGTTGGAGAACATTGAGAACATCTGCGATGTTGATGCACAGCATCCTGACAGCCCCTGGACTTGCCCTAAATACCGAGTGAGCTTTGATGCTTCTGTCATATGGGGCCTGATTGGACCAAGGCGGCTGTTTGGACCTGGAGGGCTGTACCGGAATTTGGTATGGTTGTTCCTCATTGGAGCTGTCTTGCCTGTTCCTGTTTGGGTATTGAGCAAAATTTTTCCTGAGAAGAAATGGATTCTCTTGATAAATATTCCAGTTATAGCATATGGTTTTGCTGGACTGCCACCGGCAACTCCCACCAATATTGCTAGTTGGCTTATCACTGGAACCATCTTTAACTACTTTGTGTTCAGATACCATAAACGCTGGTGGCAGAGATATAACTATGTTCTATCTGCGGCACTGGATGCTGGAACTGCTTTCATGGGTGTTCTCTTGTTCTTTGCTTTGCAAAATGAGAACCGAGATTTGAAGTGGTGGGGGACTGCTTTGGACCACTGCCCTTTGGCGAAATGCCCAACTGCACCAGGCATTGCGGTTAAAGGATGCCCAGTTTTTAAATAG
- the LOC122275337 gene encoding SNF1-related protein kinase regulatory subunit beta-2-like isoform X1, whose protein sequence is MGNVNAREGGCSDSLEQGIAAPVEAHGVSVSPSDLMGQTPPHSPRATQSPLMFTPQAPVVPLRRPGEMYGSSHSWMQTASGYEGMCREQGIPIMITWSYDGKEVAVEGSWDNWRTRIHLQRSGKDFIIMKVLPSGVYQYRFVVDGQWRYAPDLPWAQDEAGNAYNVLDLQEYVPEDIESISSFEPPESPESSYNSLPLGSEDFEKGPPLVPPHLQMTLLNVPASNMEILPPLSRPRHVVLNHLYMQKGKSGPSVVALGTTNRFLAKYVTVVLYKSCSGKHTLHLCQHL, encoded by the exons ATGGGTAATGTGAATGCAAGAGAAGGTGGTTGTAGTGATAGTTTGGAGCAAGGAATTGCAGCACCAGTAGAAGCTCATGGTGTCTCTGTTTCTCCTTCTGACTTGATGGGTCAGACCCCTCCTCATAGCCCAAGGGCCACCCAATCACCCCTGATGTTCACTCCTCAA GCCCCTGTGGTTCCATTACGAAGACCTGGTGAGATGTACGGTTCGAGCCATTCATGGATGCAAACTGCTTCAGGGTATGAAGGCATGTGCAGGGAGCAAGGAATTCCAATAATGATTACATGGAGCTATGATGGCAAGGAAGTAGCTGTGGAGGGGTCATGGGATAATTGGAGGACGAG AATACACCTGCAGAGGTCAGGAAAAGACTTCATTATAATGAAAGTTCTACCATCTGGTGTTTACCAGTACAGGTTTGTTGTTGATGGACAGTGGAGGTATGCCCCTGACTTGCCCTGGGCCCAAGATGAGGCAGGCAACGCTTACAACGTTTTGGACTTGCAG GAGTATGTTCCAGAAGACATTGAAAGCATTTCCAGTTTTGAACCTCCAGAGTCCCCAGAATCAAGTTATAACAGTTTGCCACTTGGATCTGAAGATTTTGAGAAGGGGCCGCCATTGGTGCCTCCACACTTACAGATGACTCTGCTGAACGTTCCTGCATCGAACATGGAGATTCTGCCTCCTTTGTCAAGACCTCGACATGTTGTACTTAATCATCTTTACATGCAAAAAGGGAAGAGTGGGCCGTCTGTTGTAGCACTTGGGACAACTAATAGGTTTCTAGCCAAATATGTGACGGTGGTTCTCTATAAGTCTTGCAGTGGTAAACATACATTACATCTATGTCAACATCTGTAA